One region of Faecalibacter bovis genomic DNA includes:
- a CDS encoding serine hydrolase domain-containing protein, with protein MYKPFIVSILLLPTLAFSQLQPVFQEKIDSIYEKNKDAIGIIVHVEAPNHNISWSYAKGVSDVTTNSILNSNQPVLIASNTKTYVSAAILRLVELEKISLDQPIKYLLSKETRKLFEDDGYNLEEITVKNLLSHTSGIQDYADQSYFDFVIQNPTYNWTKEEQMKRAVEVGTPQKVGENFLYADINYLLLTEIIEQINKKPFYKSMRDLLKFKELGLSKTWFINLEKYPNQTLALAHQYSTKNKMDSYQINPSWDLYGGGGYASTAKEAALFYHNLFEGNIIKNQMVLNKMISYVLPVEKTDYCLGISNTFHSDLGFSVYAHGGFWGTEVLYSPEINATISIFTLQQDKSYLINPVIGKEFQKLLLDNK; from the coding sequence ATGTATAAGCCATTTATCGTTTCAATATTATTATTGCCAACATTAGCGTTTAGTCAATTACAACCTGTTTTTCAAGAAAAAATCGATTCTATTTACGAAAAAAATAAGGATGCGATAGGAATTATAGTACATGTTGAAGCTCCTAATCATAATATATCTTGGAGTTATGCAAAAGGTGTTTCTGATGTTACAACTAATTCGATTTTAAATTCAAATCAACCAGTTTTAATCGCTAGTAATACGAAAACCTATGTTTCTGCTGCTATTTTACGTTTAGTTGAACTCGAAAAAATTAGTTTAGATCAACCAATTAAGTATCTATTATCTAAAGAAACTCGAAAGTTATTTGAGGATGATGGATATAATTTAGAAGAAATAACTGTAAAAAATTTATTATCACATACTTCTGGAATTCAAGATTACGCTGACCAATCTTATTTTGATTTTGTTATTCAGAATCCAACTTACAATTGGACGAAAGAAGAGCAAATGAAAAGAGCTGTTGAGGTTGGAACTCCTCAAAAAGTAGGTGAAAATTTCTTGTATGCAGATATCAATTATTTGCTTTTAACGGAAATTATTGAGCAAATAAATAAAAAGCCGTTTTATAAATCGATGAGAGATTTACTTAAATTTAAAGAATTAGGTTTATCGAAAACATGGTTTATTAATTTAGAGAAGTATCCAAATCAAACGCTGGCTTTGGCACATCAATATTCTACTAAAAATAAGATGGATTCTTATCAAATCAATCCTTCTTGGGATCTTTATGGCGGTGGTGGTTATGCATCGACAGCAAAAGAAGCAGCATTATTTTACCATAATTTGTTTGAAGGTAATATCATCAAAAATCAAATGGTTTTAAATAAAATGATTTCTTATGTTTTGCCAGTTGAGAAAACGGATTATTGTTTAGGAATTTCAAATACTTTTCATTCTGATTTAGGTTTCAGCGTTTATGCACATGGTGGTTTTTGGGGAACTGAAGTTTTATATTCACCAGAAATTAATGCGACGATTAGTATTTTTACTTTGCAACAAGATAAAAGTTATCTTATAAATCCGGTGATTGGAAAAGAGTTTCAAAAATTATTATTGGATAATAAGTAG
- the ligA gene encoding NAD-dependent DNA ligase LigA, whose amino-acid sequence MNIQERILALREEISQHNYNYYVLDNPSISDFEFDLKLKELIKLEQENPLFFDVNSPSQRVGGMITKNFPTIQHEFRMYSLDNSYSVEDLQDWEKRIEKQLGDEKVEFVCELKYDGASISIYYENGELKQAVTRGDGYQGDEITNNIRTIQSIPLKLKGNFPERFYMRGEITIPLDTFKLINEERANNGLELYANPRNTASGSLKLQDNTEVSKRGLQCFPYYFVGNNLPYATQWDMLQGANELGFKVPNTSKLCSSLEEVLEFVNYWDTERKNLPYETDGIVIKVNSLAQQEELGYTAKAPRWAMAYKFKAEAAETELLSIDYQVGRTGAITPVANLAPVSLAGTIVKRASVHNEDIIKKLDIRIGDKVYVEKGGEIIPKIVGVNTDVREPGTQEIEFIKECPSCGTELIRKEGEAQHYCPNDTGCEPQIIGKLEHFISRKAMNIDSIGGETAALLFQAGLVNNVADFYTLQKEDILPLDRMAEKSAQNIINSVEKSKEQPFEKVLYAIGIRHVGETVAKKLVKHFQNIDRLMAATMEELVSVGDIGEKIAISIKDYFKDEDNLALIERLRAYGLNFEIGEEAKPLSDALEGKTFLFTGTLTKFTRTEAQKMVEANGGKNISAVSKNLNYLIAGEKAGSKLKKAEEIGTVVVLTEDEFLTMING is encoded by the coding sequence ATGAATATTCAAGAAAGAATCCTTGCTTTACGCGAAGAAATCAGTCAACATAATTACAATTACTACGTTTTAGATAATCCTTCAATTTCTGATTTTGAATTTGATTTGAAATTGAAAGAATTGATAAAATTAGAACAAGAAAATCCACTATTTTTTGATGTCAATTCACCTTCTCAACGTGTTGGTGGTATGATCACTAAAAATTTCCCAACGATTCAACACGAATTTAGAATGTATTCTTTAGATAATTCTTATTCAGTTGAAGATTTACAAGATTGGGAAAAACGTATCGAGAAACAATTAGGAGACGAAAAAGTAGAATTTGTTTGTGAATTAAAGTATGATGGTGCGTCTATTTCTATTTATTACGAAAATGGAGAATTGAAACAAGCCGTAACTCGTGGTGATGGTTATCAGGGTGACGAGATTACAAATAACATTCGTACAATTCAATCCATACCTTTAAAATTAAAAGGCAATTTTCCGGAAAGATTTTATATGCGAGGCGAAATTACGATTCCTTTGGATACGTTTAAATTGATTAATGAAGAACGTGCGAATAATGGATTAGAATTATATGCCAATCCTAGGAATACAGCCTCAGGATCTTTAAAATTACAAGATAATACTGAAGTATCTAAACGTGGTTTACAATGTTTTCCGTATTATTTTGTAGGTAACAATTTACCATATGCTACACAATGGGATATGCTACAAGGTGCAAATGAGCTTGGCTTTAAAGTTCCGAATACGTCAAAATTATGTTCTTCTTTAGAGGAAGTTTTAGAGTTTGTGAATTATTGGGATACTGAACGTAAAAATTTACCTTACGAAACTGACGGAATTGTTATAAAAGTTAATTCATTAGCACAACAAGAAGAATTAGGATATACAGCTAAAGCTCCACGTTGGGCAATGGCTTATAAATTTAAAGCCGAAGCTGCCGAAACTGAATTATTAAGTATCGATTACCAAGTTGGTCGTACAGGAGCAATTACACCTGTTGCTAATTTAGCGCCTGTATCATTAGCTGGAACGATCGTAAAACGTGCATCAGTTCACAATGAAGATATTATTAAGAAATTGGATATTCGCATTGGAGATAAGGTTTATGTGGAAAAAGGTGGAGAAATTATACCAAAAATTGTTGGAGTAAATACAGATGTTCGCGAACCTGGAACTCAAGAAATCGAATTTATTAAAGAATGTCCGTCTTGTGGTACAGAATTGATTCGTAAAGAAGGTGAAGCGCAACATTATTGTCCGAATGATACGGGTTGTGAACCACAAATTATCGGAAAATTAGAACATTTTATTTCTCGTAAAGCGATGAATATTGATAGTATTGGTGGCGAAACTGCGGCTCTACTATTCCAAGCTGGGTTAGTTAATAACGTAGCTGATTTCTATACGTTACAAAAGGAAGATATTTTACCATTGGATCGAATGGCTGAAAAATCTGCTCAAAATATTATTAATTCGGTTGAAAAATCGAAGGAACAACCTTTTGAGAAAGTGCTTTATGCAATAGGAATCCGACACGTAGGTGAAACGGTTGCCAAGAAATTAGTAAAACATTTTCAAAATATTGACCGATTAATGGCTGCTACGATGGAAGAATTAGTTTCGGTTGGAGATATTGGAGAAAAAATTGCGATTTCAATCAAAGATTACTTTAAAGATGAAGATAATTTAGCTTTAATTGAACGATTACGTGCATACGGATTAAATTTTGAAATTGGCGAAGAAGCTAAACCATTATCAGATGCATTAGAAGGAAAAACTTTCTTATTTACAGGAACTTTAACAAAATTTACACGAACTGAAGCGCAGAAAATGGTCGAAGCCAACGGAGGAAAAAATATATCTGCCGTTTCTAAAAACTTAAATTACTTAATTGCAGGAGAAAAAGCTGGAAGTAAATTAAAGAAAGCTGAAGAAATTGGGACAGTTGTAGTTTTAACTGAAGATGAATTTTTAACAATGATTAACGGATAA
- a CDS encoding HAD family hydrolase, with the protein MIKTVIFDMDGVIVDTEPVHHYAYHEHYKELNIPVTPELFATFTGQSTKNVYQILKDKFNLTKEVNELVLRKRAIFNEAFDTKPNLELISGVENLIKDLHTNGFELILASSASKSTIDRVFNRFDLNQFFKAKVSGEDFPKSKPDPAIFLHAASLANSTKDECIIIEDSTNGIEAGVRANIKVLGYVSQNTKRQDLSKATWICEDFNTIDANFIQQLS; encoded by the coding sequence ATGATAAAAACTGTAATTTTTGATATGGATGGTGTAATTGTGGATACGGAACCTGTTCACCACTATGCTTATCATGAACATTATAAGGAATTAAATATTCCAGTAACTCCAGAATTATTTGCAACTTTCACAGGTCAATCGACTAAAAATGTTTATCAAATTTTAAAGGATAAATTTAATTTGACTAAAGAGGTGAATGAGTTAGTTTTAAGAAAACGAGCAATTTTCAACGAAGCATTTGATACGAAACCTAATTTAGAATTAATTTCAGGTGTTGAAAATTTGATTAAAGATTTACATACCAATGGTTTTGAATTAATTTTAGCTTCTTCGGCTTCTAAATCAACGATTGATCGTGTGTTTAATCGTTTTGATTTGAATCAATTTTTTAAAGCTAAAGTTTCGGGCGAAGATTTTCCTAAATCTAAACCAGATCCAGCAATTTTTTTACACGCAGCTTCTTTAGCAAATTCTACAAAAGATGAATGCATCATTATAGAGGATTCGACCAACGGAATTGAAGCCGGTGTTAGAGCTAATATTAAAGTATTAGGTTATGTAAGTCAAAATACGAAACGACAAGATTTATCAAAAGCAACTTGGATTTGTGAAGATTTTAATACTATTGATGCGAATTTTATTCAGCAATTATCATAA